From Hymenobacter sedentarius, a single genomic window includes:
- a CDS encoding prephenate dehydrogenase — MNNEYPKTMNVTIIGLGLIGGSLAISLRHHGLAQRLIGVEENPAHARRAMELGLVDEIVTDLAAAVQQADLVVVAVPMDAMVSVLPPVLDAATAQQVIIDVGSTKQALLAAVADHPKRGRFVAVHPMAGTEHSGPEAAVAGLFEGKTVVLCDTDMSDPDAVRVVEQLFHALPMRLLYLDATAHDLHTAYVSHISHITSFALALTVLEKEKEEQRIFDLASGGFESTVRLAKSSPATWVPIFRQNRLNVLDVLDEHLHQLQHLRDLLEREDYAGLTEQIQQANHIRKILP, encoded by the coding sequence ATGAATAACGAATATCCCAAAACCATGAACGTCACCATCATCGGTCTCGGCCTTATCGGCGGCTCGCTCGCCATCAGCCTGCGCCACCACGGCTTGGCGCAACGCCTCATCGGCGTGGAGGAGAACCCCGCGCACGCCCGCCGCGCTATGGAATTGGGTTTGGTCGATGAAATCGTTACGGACCTGGCCGCTGCCGTGCAGCAGGCCGATTTGGTGGTGGTGGCCGTGCCCATGGATGCCATGGTGAGCGTGCTGCCGCCCGTGCTGGATGCCGCTACCGCGCAGCAGGTAATTATCGACGTTGGCTCGACCAAGCAGGCGCTGCTGGCAGCCGTGGCCGACCACCCCAAACGGGGCCGCTTTGTGGCCGTGCACCCCATGGCTGGCACCGAGCACTCGGGGCCCGAAGCCGCAGTAGCGGGCCTGTTTGAAGGCAAAACCGTCGTGCTCTGCGATACCGACATGAGCGACCCCGATGCCGTGCGCGTGGTGGAGCAGCTGTTTCACGCGCTGCCCATGCGCCTGCTTTACCTCGACGCCACGGCCCACGACCTGCACACGGCCTACGTGTCGCACATCTCGCACATTACCTCGTTCGCTTTGGCACTCACGGTGTTGGAGAAGGAGAAAGAAGAGCAGCGTATTTTCGACTTGGCGAGCGGCGGCTTCGAATCCACGGTGCGGCTGGCCAAAAGCTCGCCCGCCACGTGGGTGCCCATCTTCCGCCAAAACCGGCTCAACGTGCTCGATGTGCTCGACGAGCATTTGCACCAATTGCAGCACCTGCGTGACCTACTCGAGCGGGAAGACTACGCCGGCCTAACCGAACAGATTCAGCAAGCAAACCACATCCGCAAAAT
- a CDS encoding pyridoxal phosphate-dependent aminotransferase: MQISTASRLAQTGEYYFSRKLRELAALNAAGANIINLGIGSPDLPPHPSVTAALTATAALPNAHGYQGYQGTPALRGAMADFYQRHYGVALDPATEVLPLLGSKEGLMHVAMTFLEAGDAVLIPNPGYPTYRAVAEICGAEVREYDLSANTGWLPDLDALAATDLSRVKLMLVNYPHMPTGTAADLSFLTRLVAFAREHHILLVHDNPYGFVLNETPPISLLAVPGAREVALELNSLSKSHNLAGWRVGMLVGRADLLADVLRFKSNMDSGMFLPVQQAAVAALALGADWFESLNATYRARRELVVELLRALGCAPAPGQVGLFIWAAVPAGFADGYAFSDAVLAEARVFLTPGGIFGSNGLGYVRASLCQPEAVLREALERVELMNKRHAEPAEASLPRK; this comes from the coding sequence ATGCAGATTTCCACTGCCAGCCGCCTGGCCCAGACCGGCGAATACTACTTCTCGCGCAAACTGCGCGAGCTGGCCGCTCTCAACGCCGCCGGCGCCAACATCATCAACCTCGGCATCGGCAGTCCCGATTTGCCGCCGCACCCCAGCGTGACGGCGGCCCTCACTGCCACCGCCGCCCTGCCCAACGCCCACGGCTACCAGGGCTACCAGGGCACGCCGGCCCTGCGCGGCGCCATGGCCGACTTCTACCAGCGGCACTACGGCGTAGCCCTGGACCCTGCCACCGAAGTGCTGCCGCTGCTGGGCTCCAAAGAAGGCCTGATGCACGTGGCCATGACGTTTCTGGAAGCCGGCGACGCGGTGCTCATCCCGAACCCCGGCTACCCGACCTACCGCGCTGTGGCCGAAATCTGTGGGGCCGAGGTGCGCGAGTACGACCTGAGCGCCAACACCGGCTGGCTGCCCGACCTGGACGCGCTGGCCGCCACCGACCTCTCGCGGGTGAAGCTCATGCTGGTGAACTACCCCCACATGCCCACCGGTACGGCCGCCGACCTGTCGTTTCTCACCCGCTTGGTGGCGTTTGCCCGGGAGCACCACATTCTGCTGGTGCACGACAATCCGTATGGTTTCGTTCTGAACGAAACGCCACCCATCAGCTTGCTCGCGGTGCCTGGCGCCCGCGAGGTGGCGCTTGAGCTGAATTCGCTGAGCAAATCGCACAACCTGGCGGGCTGGCGCGTGGGCATGCTGGTGGGCCGGGCCGATTTGCTGGCCGACGTGCTGCGCTTCAAAAGCAACATGGACTCGGGCATGTTCCTGCCGGTGCAGCAGGCCGCCGTGGCTGCTCTGGCGCTGGGTGCCGACTGGTTTGAGTCCCTTAACGCCACCTACCGCGCCCGCCGCGAGCTGGTAGTGGAGCTGCTGCGGGCCCTGGGCTGCGCGCCCGCGCCGGGCCAGGTTGGGCTGTTTATTTGGGCCGCCGTGCCCGCGGGCTTTGCCGACGGCTACGCCTTCAGCGACGCGGTGCTGGCCGAGGCCCGGGTTTTCCTCACGCCCGGCGGCATTTTCGGCAGCAACGGTCTAGGCTATGTGCGCGCCAGCCTATGCCAGCCCGAAGCCGTGCTGCGAGAGGCGCTGGAACGGGTAGAACTGATGAATAAACGTCATGCTGAGCCTGCCGAAGCATCTCTACCACGCAAGTAA